The Nicotiana tabacum cultivar K326 chromosome 1, ASM71507v2, whole genome shotgun sequence genome segment cttgtaATTTCCTTAATAATTTATCTAATTTAACTGCACATCATCTCTAAATGTCGAGTGTTGATAGAGCAAGGTATTTGAGAAATTGTACACATAAACACACGAATGTTTTCTTACTGAACTTTATGATTTGATTCCATTATTGATTTGTACTGGATTAAAAGATGAAACACCACAGGGATAGCTAGCATCATTTAATAATTTGTGTTTCTCTTACCTCTCCGTGTTTAattacgatacttattgagtacattcagtcagttgtactcatactatactctgcacttaattgtgcagatcaaAGTGTGGGGACTAGTTATCAGTAGTAGATTTGCTTGTTGGACTATCTGCAAAAGGCGAGGTAGAGCTACATCCTTGGTCGCAGTTTGACTTGTCTTTTccttttataatatttttatagcTCAAATAGTGTATTTATTGTTcaatttcagacttgtattctgTTGTAGAAGCTCATGACTTCGTATTTACCAGTTTCTGTGAATTTATATTGTATTAGCTATTATATTATATTGAGACCTCAAACttatattatttgtataaatTTCGTTATTCTATTTGCCTTTGTTATCAtattttggcttgcctagccggTGTGTTAGGCGATATCACGACGGATAGGGATCTTGGTTCGTGACACTCTTCTTCTTTGCCTTGACGTCCGGGGAGCCAGAAGATTTCCTCTTTTTCTCATCCTGCATAGCAACTCCAGGCTATCCCGAAACAGAGGGTTTAGCAAGTAAGGACGAGGTCTCGTCCTCGTCCAACGGTCGAAGCTTGGTGGTCTTGGATAAACCTTTAATAGAAAAAGAACTTAGTATAAATAAAGGTTGAATATGAAATTAAACTTATTGGGGAGGAGCACTCACcctgggaacgggcctcccacttACCCTTTGAAAGTTTGCGCCCTTCGCGCTCCAAATACGACATTTTTTTTTGCAAATCCCCTcaatccactccttgaagcgAGGGACTGCATGGGGAACTTGGGTGACCGTTGCACGATGATAGGAAAAGGCAattagaaaaagaacaaaagaaattcCTAGTACTCAGGAAGGAAAGAAACTTACGGGTGGAGTTCCACTTTTCAAGGAACGGTAAAATTCGGGGGGGAAAGAGATCTTCAATTTTCACCCGAATAAATCTCTCTGGAAACCTCGATCCcgatcttcatcgatgctcgagaattAAGCTTTGCTTGCTCGACGGATGAGCTTGATCAACCCTCCTCGGAAAACTCTGGGACTATAGAGACGAAGCAGGTGGTCGCTTCAAAGTCGAGGTGCTTTGGTGTTGTTGACAAAATGGCAGAGGATGATTACAACCCTTCAGAAAGATGGGTGAATCTATCCAAGGCAGATCTTATACCTTTTACAAAAGCTAAGGATTATGGGGTCCACTTGGGCAAGTGTTAAAGGGTAAGTGTAAGCACTTAAATACCCCTCCATGTAAGTGGTAATGTTCTCATCAGGACCAGGAACGACCACTTCCTTGCCCTCCTAGTTGCAGTCAAACTTTAGGGAGTGTATCCTCGGTAACGGAGTATATGTACCTCCATACCCCTCGCCTCGGTCTTGTTGATTGGAGGATTTTTCGACTTTGAAGTCATTCTCAATGGAGTAGCCCCGAGGGATGAAACTCTTTAGGGGTGGCTTCGGGGCCACCTCAGGCACGACCATCTCAGCATCTATAGCCGGGTTGGAAGTTGAAGGGACAGTCTCATTGAGGAAAAAATTTCGAAGTCGTCGCTATCAAATTCTGgaaaatatgaaggtttgaaggtgaGGATGAAAATTTGAAGATAAGGGTGAAGGTATGAAGGtcagatttgaagatttgaagatggaGTATGAAGATGGGATGATAAAAATATGACAATCTGGGAAACGatgtatgaaggtttgaaggggTTAAGAATAAGTAAAGAGTTCGAGGGTAAATTAAGGAGCTCTAGTATTGGAAAGTGAAACAACGCGATGGTTAATCGGTGGTTGACACGTATCCAAAGTCAGAACAACGCGACTAATGGGATGTTTCACCGACCCGTCATCTTGATTGTAGCGTATGGATGAAGGAACCAAGGTTAATTTATTGCTTCCTATAACTTCGATAAATCCGCTCTCCTAGAAGCGAGGAGACTATCTATGCACAGGTAAAACGGGGATAGTGTTTTCCTCGATTCCCCGATTAGGAAACAAAAGGGAAGCACAACTCGACACGATTATAAGCAAGGCCGAAGGACCCCTCGTATCGGAAACCGGAGGGGTGCATGATGCATCTGGGATCGGGCACGGTGAAATAACAAACCCAGACCAAGTAAGGTTTTTGGATCACGGGATACATAGAGAACGGTTATGCATGATGAGTAGGGAGTCGTAATATTCGCCCTTATTACGACGTGAATCCCGTCCAACATTACCTGCAGATCGACATTTACCAAGTAAAGAAGAGTTTTTTACGTTATTTAGATTTGTACTAGGACTaaaattcccctactatataaaaaggGAAGGTTTCTTTTATTTGGACATATTGTGACACGCTTAGTCTCCTGAACGAAGAGGGGACATGAGCATTTTCCTGGGTAATTTGGAACTCTCCGAGAGTCGTTGTGAATGTAGGTATTGTAGGCGGATTGgagttgatgaagttgaggggGCTATGCATAAGATGAGCAGGGGAAAAGCGACCAGGCCGGATGAAATCCcgatagagttttggaagagtgcgggcaAGGCAGGTTTGGAGTagctcactaggttatttaatgttatttttagaaTGAAGAAGATGCCCGAGGTGGATCACGAtggttcctgtatacaagaacaagggtgatatccaaaattgcaataagtATCGGtgtatcaagctgcttagccatactatgaaagtttggaagagagtggtagagctaagggtgaggaggagtgtgtctattttcgagaacTAATTTGGGTTTATACCGGAGCGTTCGACTACATAAGCCATCCAAcgtgttaggagattgatggagcaatatagggagagaaagaagaacTTGCAAATAGTgctcatcgacttagaaaaggggTACGATAAAGTTCTGCGGGAgattttgtggagatgtttggaggctagaggtgtacatgTTGCCTATGTaaggttgattaaggacatgtatgatagaGTAAATACCCAAGTAAGGACGGTGGGTGGGGGCTCAGACCATTTTCCGATTATGATAGGGTTGCATCAAGGGTCGGCAcaacccttttttgtttgctttgGCGATGAATGTACTCACGCGCCACATCCAAAGGGAGGTGCCGTGGAGCATGCTATTTGCatatgatattgtattgattgacgagatgtgAGACGGTATGAAAGAGTAATTAGAcgtatggaggcagaccctggaatctaaaggtttcaagttgagcaggactaagatagaatacttggagtgtaagttcaatgGCGATACTCAAGGAGGGGAAGgagaggtgaggctggactcgtaGGTCATCTCTAAGATAGGGAGTTTTTTAAGTACcctgggtctattattcagggggattgggagattgatgaagatgtcacacatcacattggggcgggatggatgaaatggagactcgctttcgatattttgtgtgacaagaaggtggcaccaaaacttaagggtaagttctacagagtggtggtcagatcaacgatgttgtatggggctgagtgttgacCAGTCAATAttgctcatgtccagaagatgaaggtagcagagatgaggatccTGAGATGAATGTGCGAGCACGCCAGTTTAGATAGGATCAAAAATGAgattattcgcgacaaggtgggtgtggcccctattgagtaCAAGATGCAGGAAGCacgacttaggtggtttggtcatgtgaggaggaggagcacagatgcCCTGGTGAGGAGGTGTAAGAGGTTAACATTGGAGGtcctacggagaggtagaggtaggccaaataAGAGGTGggaagaggtgattaggcaagacatggtgcAACTTcaactgaccgaggacatgaccgtTGATAGGAAGTTATGGAGATcaaggattagggtagtagagtaggtagtctagactGTTCATAgcagtagtattggcacgcactctcgctttctgttggtagtagatttttatgactaaccgttattttctttcattgttacCTTACTATCTGGTTGTTTTTATTATGCTTTTATATGGCTTCTTGGCACTGTCCCTTGTTGTCTATATTTTcgttaatgtggtgcttatactttcctgagccgagagtctattggaaacaacctttttatcctcacaaggtaggggtaagatctgcgtacacactatcctcctcaaatcccacggtgtgggatattactgggtatattgttgttgttgtaacacgcaaatcaaagcaataaaagtttaTTTGTGTCTTCTAGCTATTGTTCAAAGTGTTCTTCATTTGTTCTCTTCTTTATTGGCGACCGAGCTTGTATCGAGGGTCCGATCGAGAACGAATTCCACTGTTTAACTTAAGATCAGGCTTGATCATCACGTTGCGATTGGTTTGATCTTATGTTTTATCTTTAACTTATTTACCATATGTTCTTAATCATTCGTAttaaactaaatcacatatcctttaaaccgcgtataaatttaattgttaattgtttttagggtaaacagtgtTCGCAGAAACAATAACCATAAATGAACCTGACCAATTAAGCAATATTCAGATACCTAAAAGGGCTAGGTCAATTGAGTCGAAAAGCTTCTCATTTCTTGTAGCTCGGCCTACAAGCTGCAAATAAAAAGCAAGGATAAACTACAAGGTTACTACATTGATGAATATACTCTTTTAATTATAGAAACGTGCTATTTGGTCAGTCTCAATATATATGGATGCACAATTAGGAACATGTATgctataaattaattatttttttactattaGCGAATTGATGCTTGTGAAGACTTTGGAAAGTCATAAAGCTAGTTCTTCTGAAGAATATTACACGCTAGATGAGGTGAAGCGAAACATTAGTCAATTTTTAGtccgctatttaaaatatattcatatacaatatatttaaagattagtcaatATATTCAAAATTCAGGactaatagcatgtttggccaagcttctaaaattagcttattttgaaaaatatttttctcaaaagtactttttaatgGTGATGAGCAGCTTGTATTTGGTTAATTactctgaaaagcacttttgaacaataattagtgtttggccaaacttttaaaaactccttctaagtgtatttttctcaaatgcTTATGAAgaaaagctacttttttctgtttctgcttctcctcaaaagcactttctattccttctaaaagcttggccaaataccttaattttttgaaagaaaacacttttgactaaaaaaaaaagcacttttggcccaaaataAAAACTTGGACAAACAGGCTATAAGTATCCTTAATTTGGAAGTCCTTAATTTCTAAAgtgctaatttaaaattcagaacataagattcgaatttctggacacaattttcgaactttaggacacgatgccttgaagtttgaactttgaggtTTAAAATTTAAACTTCAGGACGTCGTGCCTTGAAACTTGAGCGAATTAGTTAATATTTAAATACCTTGTAAtctgtaaatatattttaaataatatgcTTAAAAGTGATTACTTGGTGTCATTTTCACCCTAGATGTTGGAATGGAATCTTTACACAAATAAACCGACTGGATTTACTATTTATCTTATTAGCTTATATATTTAgattatacatgaattatatatgattacacacatattatatattaattctacatatattatatatctgcTAACTACTTTTAATTTAAACGGTTTGGTAGACGGCTAgttaggttaattcttctattGGAGGGTTGAATTGATCCATATGCTTGATAATTTAAGCTTTGGTTATCTACGTCTAACATTTTGGGCTTCTTGTGGTGCGGTAACCAACTCTGTGTAAAAATCACGAAGCACGCGGCGAAAGGAATGATTAAACCAAAATACATACACTGACAATATGGCCTTTGTGGGTGCTATCACGGGCCAGAGGCTAAAATAAAGGCCCATTTGCACAAGACATGAGGAGGTGGGCCGCAAAAGCCTTAGTAGAAATGACACCAACTAGCAATTCTAAAGGGTTGTATTTAGAAAAATTGGCATCCTATAACAATACATAAtagaaattggaaattatttaatCTTATATTAGGTTTGGCAAAGATAGCCCCAAACAATTGGCATTATATATCCAAATCTTAAAAAAACTACTCTCTTTTATATTCTCTCCTAAGAAAAAATACACGCTTATTATGCCTTCCCTCCCCATTTCTCTCACtgtatttcttcttctatctcaAAGAGGAGGGGAGAAGATTTagaatttttctaatttttccttttatccacACCATTTGCATCGTCAAATCAGCATCCATGACCACCAATGCCTTGCCGACGTTGTCCAGTTAATTTTCACCCCAATCGAAGAAGAGCAACCTACAAGATATGAATGCTACGAGATTCTTAGGTTTTTGAGGAATTTTCGGATCCTTCTCAAACTTAAGAGAATCACACACAAGTTTTTAAGTACGCCCGTGTATATCACTTTGTATATTGTGTATACAACACAATTTATTTATGGACGCCCAtgtatatcacattgtatatcgtatatataaaataaatttttatggATATACACAGATACAGATAAAATACATGAGATATTACTGATGTACATAGAGATATACACGGGTTACAATAGGGGATATACATGTGGAGCCGTCATGAACTTGAGTTTTCAGTCTAAAATGTGTTATACAAAGaacgaaaataaaattttaataaaattttttgatatacacattattattattattatgttatacattgttatatacaaataatataattattaattattgatcaaaaagggaaaataaatttttgatatagCATGTTTAagcaagttctaaaacataaaaataataaatataattgtgggagtaaataatattttgatatacaaagaaaattaattcttgatatacacaaagaagaaaaataaatttatgaTATCTATTTTGGTATACACATGTCCGATGTGCTATACactgtgatatacaaataatacaatatttttattgtgatatacattgatataaagacaacaataaatatatataattttatattattgatatacaaaaaataatattatttatatacaaagaatgaaaataaaattttaatatacatgttgatatagacaaagaaggaaaaaaaaagttgtgatatacatattattattgtgatatacatttaTTGGCTATTGACGCCAATGCCTATAACTAAGGCTATTTTCTGCCAATTATATGGGTATATTGTTATACCATGCCAAAACCCCTTGTATTTAAGAATTAATCGGTGTGtcctgaatttttatttttaagttcaAATTTTCAGGACAAAAATATCTTGAATTATCCCgaaattaagatttttagtttaaaatacTGGATAATCCCTAAATAATATTTCTGGGAATGACTATCTGTGCACTTGCCCCAAAGCCTTAAGAGTGCAAAAACAACTATTCTCAAGAttaggggtgttcgtcggtcggtacggtacGATATATAAATATTTTGATTCAGTATTTTCGGTATTCAGTTTCTTAAAATGCTATATCAATACGttcctaattaaattcggtatggttcgatttTTCTCCTTTCAATTTtgatttattcggtttgaatgctaactagtgcatagagtcatagactgtaatattcttaattaaagtactctaaagtacaaaactaaaaatattcGTTGACAAAAAATTTGTCCAAGACTAGCAAATATCAACATAGAAAGAGAAAATtgtacataaaagaataaatttgatcattaaaaatgtcttgttacttgcttagaaTTAATTGATGAAtttagagaataaagaaaagtaaaatttaagattttttatatttttgatataattaaaaatatgtgtattgtgtgatataatatatatttcgataCGATATTGGTATAtcggtatttcattttaaaataccaaatatcaTACCAATaccaatatttttttaaaaataagccAAATACCATATCGAATATCAAATACTGAAATTTTCGATTTCGGTACGGTAATTctgtatttaccaaattatgcacgaCCCTACTCAGGAttgctatttagagattagctagtatttatttttttctaaaattttaaattaaaaatcttaatttcattataatttaGGATATTTATGTGccaaaaaattaaactaaaaaactgAAATTCAGAATGTATGGGTTAATTTCTAAATAGAAGCGTTTAAAgtggctacctggtgtcatttTTACTAGGCTTAGAGGAAATATCCGAAGACCCAGATAAGCAAAACGCAAAGACAGAGATTTCTGCAGATAACATCGTTAATAGGATAAGGCGTTCTTCCTTCCCCTTTTCACCATTCACTACTGTAACCCATCTTTCTCCTCCATTTCCATGAATTCTACCTCCTTCATTTCTTAACATTAACAGAAAGAACCCTAAATTACCTCACTTCTCATACCAGAAAATGGGTTCCGTTGTTCTCCCTCAGGTCTGCAACCCTTCTTTATTTTCCTTATTACCAAGATTTTTGCATTTTCGTGttaaaaatttatgattttattGAATTTTACAGGCATTATTTGTAGTTCCAAGAAATCTCACAACATGTACACCAAAGAAGCTAGCTTTTTCAGCCTGTGTTTCTCGTAGACCCTCTCAGTTGAATTTGTCATTGTTTTCACACAATTCAATGGGGTTAAGTTCAAAGTGGGAAAGTCGTTCTTTTGTTGTTagagctgaagctgaagctgattCTCAAGGGGAACCAGAAGCTGCTGAGACTGAGGAAGCTGCCACAGCAGAAACAGCAGTTGCAACTGAGGAAAGGCCACCATTTAGGCCGAGAGCTAAGCTTGGAGATATAATGGGGGTATTTCTTAAGCACTacccttttatttttctaattggTTAATTGGCTCTTGTCTGGATTGTGTAAAGTTTTTGAGTTTGGCGTGAAAATGTATATACTGAGGTTTGGGAAACTTAATATTAAGCTAATTTGATGAATGTTGCATTATTGTTGGAGTAGATATTGAATAAGCAAGCAATTGAGGCGTCAGATGCTGTAAGGCCTATACCAGACATTAGGACTGGTGATGTTGTTGAGATCAAATTGGTAAG includes the following:
- the LOC107800535 gene encoding large ribosomal subunit protein bL19c, whose amino-acid sequence is MGSVVLPQALFVVPRNLTTCTPKKLAFSACVSRRPSQLNLSLFSHNSMGLSSKWESRSFVVRAEAEADSQGEPEAAETEEAATAETAVATEERPPFRPRAKLGDIMGILNKQAIEASDAVRPIPDIRTGDVVEIKLEVPENRRRLSIYKGIVISKQNAGIHTTIRIRRIIAGIGVEIVFPVYSPNIKELKVVKHRKVRRARLYYLRDKLPRLSTFK